Proteins from a genomic interval of Cyprinus carpio isolate SPL01 chromosome A21, ASM1834038v1, whole genome shotgun sequence:
- the si:dkeyp-72g9.4 gene encoding uncharacterized protein si:dkeyp-72g9.4 translates to MRPRSRLLAKRGLPTIREGYEELVQDLNQTNSQHTTTQDYFLSICHLARPTFPLHEPDCDILSISPLDSPKPCLRLHRLHQHLQPSLPHTSTSSDQTVEQAYKEKDNVRSALSEPLQAHAAPEEDNGCRGDTPGPADPLEYLYSHRGALALSTRRGSIPPRRPRSDTFPCGSSVPDAQRKRSCPELCLPEMVPAATVLQRSPLSRKKLDEASLASRSGIPNKLDSAPAGWRGKSSRCSDKQTIVSHWISECRSAWKEARIRACMLPAIAEK, encoded by the coding sequence ATGCGTCCCAGGTCCAGATTACTGGCTAAACGCGGCCTTCCCACCATCAGGGAGGGCTATGAGGAGCTGGTGCAGGACCTGAACCAGACCAACAGCCAGCACACCACCACACAGGACTACTTCCTCTCCATCTGCCATCTGGCCCGGCCCACCTTCCCTCTGCATGAGCCCGACTGTGACATCCTTTCCATCAGCCCTTTGGATTCCCCAAAGCCCTGCCTAAGACTGCACCGCCTGCATCAACATCTGCAACCTTCACTGCCCCACACCTCCACAAGCAGCGACCAGACAGTTGAACAAGCCTATAAAGAGAAAGATAACGTCAGATCTGCTCTGTCAGAACCTCTGCAGGCCCACGCCGCCCCAGAGGAGGACAACGGATGCAGAGGTGACACCCCAGGCCCTGCAGATCCGCTGGAGTACCTCTACAGCCACAGAGGTGCTCTAGCGCTCTCCACCAGAAGGGGCAGCATTCCTCCACGCCGGCCACGCAGCGACACCTTCCCATGCGGTTCCTCTGTGCCTGACGCCCAGCGGAAACGCAGCTGCCCAGAGCTTTGCCTGCCCGAGATGGTCCCAGCGGCGACGGTCCTGCAGCGGTCGCCACTCAGCAGGAAGAAGCTTGATGAAGCCAGTTTGGCCTCACGTAGTGGCATTCCCAACAAGCTTGACAGCGCCCCTGCTGGTTGGAGGGGAAAGAGCAGTCGTTGCAGTGACAAACAGACCATAGTGTCCCACTGGATCTCAGAGTGCCGCAGCGCATGGAAGGAAGCCCGCATTCGCGCATGCATGCTGCCCGCCATTGCCGAGAAGTAA